In Corvus moneduloides isolate bCorMon1 chromosome 6, bCorMon1.pri, whole genome shotgun sequence, the sequence CCAAGAACACTGTCTTTCTTGTCCTGCTGCAATATTTATATCCTGGCCTCTCTTCCTTGCAATGTTTGGAATTTTCTACATAATCAAATTACAGTAAAACTTGGCTCCAGAATTTAAGCTTTCCTCTCTAAGACCAGCTAGGAATAAAAACCAGGCAGTGGCAATTAAGCTTTTATCCAGCTTGAGGGTAAGGAAAAATATATCCAGAGAAGTTTTATAGGTTATGGTGATACAGATAAAGATATAAGAATTTTAACAGCATGTAGTGATGTGGATTTGCAGTTCTTACCTTATCAACACATCTGTTCAGTTCCTCACTCAGggcttctttctctttctgcagcttttcatttttagtaATTAAACTTGAAACTTCATTCTGAAGGTCAGAGAGATCAGAACATCTGGGCAGCTGTGGGAAGCAAACCCCTCACAgttgcatttctgtgctgttgcAAAATTTGGCATGAAAATCATGGGATGCCcgaatggtttgggttggaaggaacctttaaaaGGTCGTCCAGTTCCAATCCCTCTGGAataagcagggacaccttccactatcccaggctgctccaagccctgtcctgcccttggacacttccagggatccagggacagccaaTTTctttgagcagcctgttccaggacctctccaccctcacagggaagggcTTTTCCAcaatatcccacctaaatcACCATGTGTTAAAACACACAGAGGGAAAACCACTGCACTGCTGACTTCCAGTCCTTTTCCCAGCTGACCCAGTGCTTTATCAGTGCCTTTCCTCATTCCATCTCCTGCCTGTAATTACACTCCAGCCACAATCCACTCCTCTCTGAATAGGcctcagctgcttttgctttttaagacCATTATCTACCCTGAGCACTGGGTGCCTCAACTGAGTGTTTTACACTGTGCAGAAAATGACTTTGTGGAGCCCTAATCAGGGAACTGActcatttgaaggcttcatTATCTGTGTTTATTAGCATATATTTACAGCCAATTGAACTGTGCTTGTACAGGAGATAACTGAGCTCTCCAGGAAATTATCTTCAGACATTGTGAGACTCTGATATCTCCAGATGGGTTTAGCAACAGGAATTCTCCCTGACAGGACATGCTGGAAGAGCTCACTCCTTAAATGGAGCTAATATGGGTTGTATCTCCTGTTACACAGGGAAATGTTCTCCTGTGGGTCCCATTTTCCCTGTCTATTCCTCGATTAGAGCTTTTAATCTTTATCTTGACCAAAGCTTCTCTTTGTAGATCCACTATTCCCAAAAATCTTTTGGCGAAGTCTAAGTGAATCCAACCTTATTTGAAGAATTGTGCATTGCACCTGGGAACTGTTTCAAAGAGGAGTTACATTCCCTTCCTTTTATGaactttctttaaagaaattaactattttaatCCATGAAGAGATGGTGAAAATCAATCTGATGGCACTCAAATAGaatcccagaagggtttgggttgcaagggaccttaaagcccacccagtctccccccttgccatgggcagggacaccttccactaccccaggttgctccaaggaCATTCCCAGgggtccaggggcagccacaccTTCTATGGGCAGTAAGATGCCACACCTGTTTTgtcttctccagctcctgcttgaGGATGTGgttctcctgctccaggagaTGAGCTTGAACCTTCATTTTTGACACCTCCATCTCCAAAGACGACACCATATTTGATgactgcaaaaaaataaaaggctcaGATTTCAATTTAGGGGACTCACAGAGCACCAAAGTTTAagcagaggatgctgcagccactggatagagctgggatggcactggatgAACAATAGCCATGCTGGAAACTGCAGGGAAACATCTGCCATCACTAGGCTGTGTTTTCAAGACAAACCTCCACATTTTTCCCTCCTGgcttttggctgctgctgtgtttaaGCCAGCACTTAGCAAAGCTCAGCTTTGAAATCCCATGCACATCCCAGGACAATTCCAAAGGATGCCAATTCCATAACACCTGAAGCCCAACTGTCCTATCAAATCCTGTACCTCTGCTTTGGAGTTTTCCAGTtcctctttcagcagcagcctctccttttcccattcctccAGGGTAcactttccctcttccctttccttttgcttgAGCACCCTTGCCAGCTGTTGATTGAGATCCTGCACATCTGCTTGGTTTTTGGAGTTCCTCTGGCTcagttctgtgttttcagagtCCAGCTGCTGGTTCCTGGTCTTCAGATCCGCCACCTGAGTGGGGACAGCAGTGATTTTACACCGGGAATGAGATTTTGGGTATTTCCTTTCTATTAAGGTGATTAAAGATCTGACAAGTGTCACTCAAACAGTGACTCCAACCAGTTAATTTCTCATAACTGGCCTTAATTAGACCAGTTAAATCAGTCACCCAGCACACCACTGTTCCCCCTTTCCCTTCGAGGTAGATTTTGAGGGTTATCCAGTAGATTATTCTAAGCAAGTATTTTCCTAAGCAATACCAAGATGACATGGATGTAAAAGCTACTCAAACCTTCTAACAAGCCACCCCTAAAATAAAAGTAGCAGCCACAGGAATACAACTGGCAGCATTCCTAGACCCAGCCAGCTGGGAAACGAGTAGAGGTTGAATCACAATCTCTATTTCCCATGGGCTACTGCAGAGAATCACACAAAAACTACAGAACACAAGATTTAAACTTTACATTTCTACGAAATAAACTTTCCACGTTGACTATGGAAAGTGCTCTCAAGCCTGCAAGCTGACACAATTACAGCTGTTGTTTTATGAGCAGGTCAAACAAGCCTCAAATCAATCCCAAAGAGGCAATAAAACAGTTATCAACAagtttaaatttataaaaatgttcgttttctgctgcctttgtgaCCACCCAAGGAACAGCTTTGATGCAGTTATGATTCCCACAGAGAAGGTTCTGGGCTCAGGCCACACACCTGCTTTTTCAGGTTGTCAACCATCTTCTGCACAGccactttctcctttctcacagCCTCTATCTTCTGCCtatggaaaaatgaaagctCATTAACATTAAAATCAATTATTAATATACAGAACTGCAAGACGGGACAGGAGAACATCACCTCAAGTtgtgccaagggaggtttaggttggatattaggaaagattccttcatggaaagggctgtccagccctggcacagctgcccagggcagtggtggagtccccatccctggggagatttaaaagccgtgtggatgtggcacttggggacacagggcagtggtggccttggcagtgctggggaatgatggtcttagaggtcttttccaaccttaatgattccaaAAATGGGCTGTTTTTAACATCACCAGAAATGGTAATTGTGGATATTTATTCATTGCTCAGCATCCCTGTTCTGCATCAACTTGACAAGTGCTCCACCTCTCAAGGTGCCCCTAGTGGGTCTTTCCTAGAGGGGAAGAATAATCCCAGGATCATGGAGGGTTCTGCACTTGCCAAAGACCCAACCACTGGAATAATCTGTCAGATGAGCCTCTCCCTGCTTTTGCTGAAGCACAAATAATTGCATCAGGTCAGCTCCTGTGTAGGTCCTGTGCTCGTGTGTGTTACTGGGTCACCTCCTCAATGCCTACAGCTAAAacccctgcctggctctgggaacGGGCAGGACaagctggggcagggaaaaggatgAGGAATAACCTGTCAGGCTGCTGGATGTCCAACAGCACCGTGAAATAACCCCATTTTGGATTTGTACAGCACCTAGCACACAAAAGAGCTTGGAGAGAAGGGATGAACCCATTGTGGCACAGCCACAGTCTGAAGGCATCACAGGGTACATTCCCCATGGAATTCTCACCTCATTTCTTCCCTGGATCCATTTAGCTCCCTCAGTTTCAGGCTGGAAGCACTCCCTTCTTCATTTAATAAAGTCACTTCGTTTTTCAGGACGGCGTTTTCCTCGCGGAGCTTCTCAGCCTCACACCTGTGGCAGAGACACGAGACAAGTGAGAAAGCAGCTCCTGTAGGACATCTGGGGAGGAAAACAGTCCCACAGGTCAGAGCTGTCTGTAACGCTCCAAAACCAAAGCTACAGTTGCCTTGTTTTATGTATAAATGgtgtatttatattttccatGAATTTAGCAAGAGCGCTCCCCAGTTTGTTCAAAAAACTCTGAATTTTTACAAcgaacttaaaaaaaaccctggggTTTTGGGCTTGTTTTTGTACAGCTCAAGTGAGTGAAAATCTGAAGTTTCACACTAATATTTTACATGTCTTTCAGTCCTTGAACTTAACACCACAATGTGCAGACTGCCAGGAGAGTGAGCTGTTTCCCCATCTGGAATTCAGAATTCTGGGAACAGCACGGTTGGGAAAGTGCCTTTTCTGCCCCCAGGCGACTGCACAGAAATAACTTAGCCATGGTGGGACACCTGAAAGAACAGTTTCCTGCAGGAAGCTGGTGCTGAACAATAATTAAGCTACTTGTAACCACtttatccattaaaaaaaaagaaatcttgctGAAATACAGCAGTTAAAAACAAGGAGGTAAAACCTATGATAATATAATACAAGGAATACATGTTTTATAACTATATTTAGCATATCACACTCCTGAGGGGTTCctaactgaggaaaaaaaagtccctatCATTTTCTagcattaatttaaatattgagagaaacagaagcacTTTTAGCATTTCAAATTACCATCATTCCATAGCGTTAACCcgaaacactgagaaaaaacagGAGCAATTTTAGCCTTGCGAGCAACATTCAGCTCTAGAAGGGAACAAACCGAGTGGAGTGATATTAGTAAGAGCTACAAAGCACTCTGGAAGTGTTACCATGGATTTTGGACATGGAAATACGATGGGCTCGTGCTGGACCACGAGCTACACACTGCGACGGTGACATCCACAGACAGGACAGCTGGCAGGTGCTCCTGCTTAGGTGGCAGGCACAGAGAGGAGTAAGTGACACACAAGTTATTTATCCCAGTGGTCTGTATCCATGATTAGAGGAGTTAGGAGTCCACAGCACTGTTTGCTACTCAGAGCTAAATCAGAGTTAAACTACGGTGGTTAAAGGAGCAGCCAAGGCAGCGCTGGGTTAGTGGCTAACGTTGGGTTACGTTACCTCAGCAGGTCaaccttctgctgcagctcagtgcaCGTGCTCTGCAAGCCCTGGGTCActgccttcctctcctctgggTGACCCAGAGCTTTCTCCTTCACCTTTGGGTTGAGATCCCTCATTCCTGCTTTGCCCGCTTCTGTCACCGCGCCGTCGCTTTGGGCATTCCTGTCCTGCTGGCCCATAAATGCAGTGGGTTGTTCTTCCAGCTTCCCACCTCTCATGTCACTGGGCCCATCTGTGTTTCCTTGAGCACCTTGTCCTTGGACACATTCCAGTTCTTTAACATCTTCCATTTCTTTAACTTTCTGGAGGAACTCGGTGTTTTCCTCTTCAAACTTGACACTTTCCACCTTGCTTTCTTCTTGTTCACAATGAAGCCTTCTCAGCCTATGCAGGTTGTCTTCcagcactttatttttttcaattagcTGTATCATTTCAGCTTTCAGATCCTCATTTTCTACCTGAATTTCTTCTTGTAGCAACAGAAGTTCAGCCTGTGCCATGGATCGGTCTTCCAGCTCTTCCACCCTTTTCCAAAGCTGAGCTATTACGCTCTTCAGGTCACCATTTGCTGCCCCAGGAGTGTGATCCAGCAGGAGAGAGGCTTCACTCAGTTCTTCAGCCTTCTCCAGCTCTACCTGCAGCTTCAAAGCATCAGAAACAAACCCTTTATTTCTGGGAGCTATTCTGTGATTTAGCAGATGAACGTTCTGCTGTTTGACATTGTTGTGTAGCATTTTTGGCCTGGGAACTTCCTCCAGATCTCTCTTTTTTGGCAGCAGAGGCACCCAAAAAAGGAGCTCTCGGTTCTTGTCACAATCCTGGTTGCCATCAGCATCTGGAGCTGCTTGATTTCCTTGGATCCAACACCCCTGTACCTCAGGGTGGTCGCCAGCTCTGGCTGTCACACACCCCTCCTCCAAATCCAAATCCAAATCCATCTCCGACATTTCTTCCAGGTCTGTAGTATCAGCCTCCAAAGGTGGAAGGACACTGAAATCTGCTCCCATGGCTACATCTTGACAATCACTGGGCAACCCTTCAGAACTGGGATCTATCTCCTCTGGTTCTGAGCCAGAGTGGGAACAGCCAGGACTGGGAGGTTGCAGGGGCTCCGGCGCTTGCAGCCGGTGCTGCAGCCGCAGGATCTGGGCTGCCATCCTGACATTCTCCTTCACCGCCTGCTCGTGCACCTTCTGCAGGTTTTGGAGAACATCCCCATCGtctcccagaggagctgcaccaggaaaagcagcGATCTGGCTCTTGGCTTTCGCATACTCACTCTCCAGGACCCTGTAatggctctgcagggcagaaaAACTCCGTGTTTCCCACTgcagtttctgtattttcccttgGAGGGCTGAGATTTCCAAACTCATCTCAgccttttctgtctctgctctctcACAAATGCCTTTGTTCAAACTCTCCAAAGCAAGAAGTTTGGAATTGAGCTCTTCTTTCTCTCGCTTATACTCACTGTCCAGtctctccagcttttccctAACCCgcttcccattttcctccaCTGTGGATATATGTTCATCTTTCTCCTTTAGCTCTTTTTTATGGTCATTTTGGAGTTGGGCTATTTTCTCATTCAGCTTTTCCTCTTGCTCCTGGGCAGCATTCCTCAGCTCCcgcagctccttctccagctgctccctctcaCACACCAGCTTGTTCACTTCTTCCTTGAAATTTTTCTCCAGGAGATCCTTCTCCTGGGTCAGGGCAGAAGAAACAGCCTTTTCACTTGCCAAgctttccttcagctgctcatGGGCTTCAGCGGCCTCCTGAgcaatttcctccctttcaaACTCCCACTGGGATTTCTCCTCTCTTTGCTGTTCAGCAAGTTCCTGCAGCTCTCGCTGGTAACATCCTTCCAGACTCTGGAGGGTTTCTTCGTATTTATTCACGAGTGTTTGTGTGTCCACAGAAAACTGAGTTTGTGCATGAGATGCTCTTCTCTTATAGTCACTTGCCATTTTTTCCCTAGACATGGTTAACATAAGATATTACTAAACTACCTCAGAGATCAAAGTGGATTTTTAGGCTGAATAAAACAAGTTggaaattcactttttttttttttttccccactgactACTGGATGGGTGTTTCTGGAAGCCGTAAGTTAAAATGGAGGCAATTTGGTGaaacttcaaaaagaaaaactgccttggaaaagtgtGAAAGCTCATGAAATGTCCTCAGAAAAGGTTGCCTGTGCAATATGTGCCCTTCTGCTCCTGTGCTcagattttttggggggcaGATGCTCTCACCCCCATCACCCCAGGATGGTTTCAGTTTCTTCTGACACTCAATGTTGGCTAAAAGCATTTCCCAGCCACCCCTTTCCTTCTTCAGCAAAGAACTCTGCAAACCCACAAGTTTTAAAAGGACCAAGCAGGGATTTGTGGAGCACAGGGATCCCAAACAGAACTCGACTTAATCACGCCTGGTTATGCTTTAACACTACTGCTGCCTCTGGGCGAGCTAAAAATGAATCTAAATATCTGCTTGAGGAAggtcagaagagaaaaaaccctggagaggagcccagtgctgcagagtagagcaggAACAGCACTGTGCAGTCAGGACACTTGGAATGACACACCAGGGAAGTGTTTCTGCACTAGGTTCACCCCGGTCACCACGCTCCAGCACTGTCCCCACCGGAGGTGACACTCacctttcctcctccagctcctgctcgtgcttcctcagcagctcctccttctccagggcGTGCACCTCTGCCAGCCTCTTCACCTGCTCGTGGAAGCCACGTTCCagctcccccttctcctcctgcagtgTCTGCACCAGAACTCTCATCTTTTCTTCCACCCAGACACTCTTTTGGATCAGCTCCTCCCGTTCCTGCCTGAACTTCTCATTCACCTGCTCCAGTCTGGTCCTGACATCATCTTCATGCTCCTGCCTCAACAGTTCCTGCAGATTGGCTTTTTCCTCATCGAAATGCAtctgtaatttgtttttctcctcgCTGTATTTACAGTcgagcttttcctgctgctctctgagcgctgctgcctctccctgcagctctgctacTTGATTTTTAAGGCCAGTGATCTGCTTTTCCATGACATTCATCTCCTCAGTGTACTTCTGCCTCATatcctcctgctccttttcccagtGGGCTTTTGTCTcatccagctgcttttcatAATGGCTCACCtagagaagggaaaacaggatGGGTTGGTTTCATTTTCCACAGAATGTTCTACAGGGATGTTTCCCTCAATATTTCCATCTAGTTTTATATATTCATTCTACTGAATATTTTGATTCACACTTCAGCATCTTATATTgatttccctggaaagaatGTTCAAGTGCTCAGATTTCTTActgggatcacagaatcccaaacTGGTTTTGGGTGGGAAACGGCCTTACAcaccatctcattccaacacTTACTGTGTCCTCAAGCTCCTGTTTGAGGTGATGCAGATCCCTGTGGTGTTGCTCCTTCATCTGCTCGATGGCCATTTCTGCCTCTATGCTCATATTTAATGGGTTGCAGTCTTCTGAACCAAGTCCTTTAGAAACAGTAATTAGATAATAATTTACAGAActataaaaacattaattataCAATACCTAAATATATATAATTCTCAACAAAATGATTTCATCATTTTAGGACTGCTTAGCAGCTCTCAAAATCCCATCACAAACACAGCCAAGTAACTGCAAGCattaatttcagctttaaataCAGTTCAGCAGTCGCATTCCAAATTAACATTAAACACCAAAATAGGAGGTGGTGACCAAAACTCACTGGGAAGGTCGTCATGGAATTACCTCTAAGATGTTATAAACACCCACAGCACAGATCTCAGTCCTACAGGAGGTACTTTTTTACCTTGGTCAGGCTCAATCCCACCGTTGCCATGACTCTTCATGTCAATGTCAAACTCTTCTGACAGGGAATTTTTCAGGGAAGGCCTGAGCACTTTGCCTTGGGCACGGTactcctgcagctctgagtgCAGCTCATCGATctggtcctgcagctcctgagatggaggggggaaaaaaaggctgagggaaaggaacCAAAGCAGCTGAGCATCGACCCAGTCCCACCACGGGACATTCAGGTGGGAATTACAGCAGGGAAAGACTTGTCAATAATCCATAGTGCCATAGGCATCCTTCTATCAGCAAAAtaacaagggggaatggcttcccactgccagagggcagggatggatgggagattgggaaggaattcctggctgggagggtgggcaggccctggcacagggtgcccagagaagctgtggctgcccctggatccctggcagtgtccaaggccaggttggacaggggttggagcagcctgggatagtggaaggtgtccctgcccatggcaagagGTGGAAGAaggtttttaaggtcccttccaacccaaaccattctgggattctctgatgaTTCTCCAATACCAAACTCTCAACGGTGAAGGCATAACACGCTCCAGGACCTTTCCCTTCATTCCTTCTTCCTGTGaccttttattaaaaagcagcttttcaaacattttcaaacagTTGGGAAATGCCTCCTCAAATACCATCCACttgaaaaatcaaaccagaagCAAAAGATCAAATTAGGAAAGAGATCCCCTCGTTACTGCATTTACCATCTGGTCCTTCCGCCCGCCAGCGGAACCTCGCCAGGGTTTGTGCCAAGTGCCCTGCACCCCGTTCCAGGAACAGCAGTTATTGAGGAAAACAACTCCCTGAGTGTGCAAACACAGAATCCTGCAGGTCTGAAAGGCCCAGGAAGTGAACCTTGGGCACTGATTTATATCTCCCATcctcaaaaatagaaaaagcagctgCCTATCGAGCTGTATCAATTCAATGCCTATTTCTAGacaatttctgcttttaaactgCAGCTTCCACGCTGTTTCCAATCCAACAGCCTTTTGCAAAGGCAGCCCTTTATTGAATGGAAAGGATCCTGCAGagcagatcacagaatcacaaaccagtttgggttggaagggaccttaaagcccatctagTTCCACCCTCTtctcatgggcagggacaccttccattatcccaggctgctccaagccccatccaacccagccttggacacttccagggatccaggggcagccacagcttctctggtaCCACCGCAGGCATCAGAAAGCAGATGTGTAAATAGATAACCTGCAGGCTCATCTTAAAGTGCTTCAACCATACAAGatttgaggaggagaaagcaaattttcaaTTCTCagggttattttaaaaaaatatttctggtcTGAAAACCAGTAAAACATGGATGTATCTTACTTCTCTCCTCTAAGTTCCTGCAACTCTGAATTCACAGGGCTCCATggagcctctcccagcccacccTGGGGGCACCTCATCCTCTTAGCTCAGCCAGTTGCCTCTGTGGGAAGAGCTTTCCAACAccccttgtgctgctgtttgcagtgaggatgtggcacttggggacatggttagtgctgggcttggcagtgctgggggagcagTTGGACTCAGTCTGAGAGGGATTTTCCAACCTGAAAGGTTTCATGACGTTCCTGGTGGACACAGGAGCCAGGTCTCAGCTCCACTtaccctgcactgctgctcgTACTCGCTCCTCATCTGGGCCAGTCTCTCCTCCTGCAGGAAAAACTCTGCACTGGTGGGATCCAGGTCACCAAACTGGAACATAGGAATGGAATATCCAGTTATCCACTGGTCCACCCAACAGCCCTGCTCAGTACAGCACAGATGCCATTCCCAGCAGTCCTGCAGCCTGCACCCTCTCTCCACTCTggacttttattttaaacaaagaaactCCACTTTCCTCCTAGCAGGGAATGAGTAATTTCCCAAAAAGCATCGTCTGCCATCTAGCACAGCTCTCATGCTCACTGATTCCAGATCACAGCTTTCTACCTTAGCATTTGCACATCTCAGTGTGACAAATAATCCCAAGCTTTAAAGAAGGCTAGAAATCCCAATATATGAACCTCAGGCTGTGGATGCACAAACTCAAACATCTTTGGAGAAGCTGATATCCTGAAAAGTTCAGTGTAATACCGCCATGATCAGCTGTTCACCTCGATTTTCACCTAATTCCAGCAGAGATGCCATGTAAAACCTCACTCCTCCTGCATCATCTTCCCTGGAAAGGACCTGCAAGTTGGGCCTATCCAAAACTCtgtgctggggggaaaaaaaaaattcctgcagaTCTGCAGGATGATTGCTTCACTCTAAGGCTCCCTGCTTTAATTAGAATAAAATCACAGCTAAAGTGgaatatctttattttcctcagcTGCAAGGCAGTCCATGTCACCAAGGCAGGCTGAGCATGGACAATCTGGATAGGGACCCCAAAAGCCTCTGGATATCAGTTAAACTGGCAGCTTGAGTGCAGCAACTTGAAAGAGATTTAATTCTGCAAGCCccacagggaaaaggaggatttACCTTCTCAGCCAGGACATTTTCCAAGTTCCTCTGCAGTTTGCTTGCCAGACTTTCACACTCGGCcagtttttctcctgtttccaaCAGCTCGTTTTCCAGGCGGCTGTTCTCCTGgaccaaacaaaaagccccacaacAGCCTCAGCacttggaggaggaaaaaaatcagcatgtgTTGAAATAAGGGTAATCCCAATCAAGTCGGAGCATGGCATTATTCCAAGCTTCAGGTGATGACTGGAGTTATGAATCCATCCACACACAACCCACGCCTGCCACGGCCCAGTGTGAGCACTGGAATTTAGAGAAGTTATCAAAAGGCATAATAGCAAGTTTGCTTTACGTggttattttgtttatttgtttttaaaccagtattttaaaCTTGATCAAGATGTTTTGTCTCCTGGCTGGACAGCTCATCTGAGAGCTGTGCACACGCACGCTCTGCACTTGATGGCAGCAGAGATTTGAAGTGGAGATTAGGAATCTACAGAACAACCCATCGAGGTGCCCCCAACACCAATTCTCATGGACACGCCTCTATCTTGCTGGTTGAATGACTTTTGGCCAGCTAAACACAGCCCAAAACTCACGCTCTCAACAAGGACTACTCTGCAAGAGTCACTCCCCCTCCCAGGGTATCCCTGCTTTTTGGGGGGAATCCCAGCTGTGTTTAGTCCCTGTTACCTTCAGGGACAGGGCCAGGCGGTCCCGGATGTAGTTCTCATCCGTCTTCAGCTTTTCaatctcctgctccatctccagcCTCTGTTTGTTGGCCTGCTGCAGGATTTGCTCCCGCTCTCTGCGGAGCTCGTTCTTCAGAGCGGCGATTCTCTCCTTGTACTCCTCGTCCAGCTTCCTGCCGAGGCACCGGAGGGGAGAGGGGCTCGTTAGAGGAAGCAGGTGGCAAACGCTGCTGGGGTGAGGCTGGGTGGTCACCAAGGCCCTGCAATGCC encodes:
- the NIN gene encoding ninein isoform X1, which gives rise to MDEAEQDQYEARLKELFDSFDSTGTGSLGQEELTDLCHMLHLEEVAPALQQTLLQGNLLGRVHFDQFKEALILILSRTLSNEEHFQEPDSSPEAQPKYIKGGKRYGRRSLPEFQESGEDFAEVTVIEPLSEEAHPAHIASSQEHWKTRGSEEYEAEGQLRFWNPDDLNASPGASPSPDWIEEKLQEVCEHLGITRDGHLNRKKLVSICEQYGLHAAAGEVLEEVLHNLEQDGTMSIEDFFYGLFRNGKSLTPSASTPYRQLKRHLSMQSFDESGRRTTTPSAMPSTIGFSLFSSLDDGMGYGCVEGVLDCWHQEGIENSQEILKALDFSLDGKVNLTELTLALENELLITKNGVHQAALASFKTEIRHLMERFDQVAREKEKLRSDLEKAEKLKSLMASEVDDHHAAIERRNEYNLRKLDEEYKERIAALKNELRREREQILQQANKQRLEMEQEIEKLKTDENYIRDRLALSLKENSRLENELLETGEKLAECESLASKLQRNLENVLAEKFGDLDPTSAEFFLQEERLAQMRSEYEQQCRELQDQIDELHSELQEYRAQGKVLRPSLKNSLSEEFDIDMKSHGNGGIEPDQGLGSEDCNPLNMSIEAEMAIEQMKEQHHRDLHHLKQELEDTVSHYEKQLDETKAHWEKEQEDMRQKYTEEMNVMEKQITGLKNQVAELQGEAAALREQQEKLDCKYSEEKNKLQMHFDEEKANLQELLRQEHEDDVRTRLEQVNEKFRQEREELIQKSVWVEEKMRVLVQTLQEEKGELERGFHEQVKRLAEVHALEKEELLRKHEQELEEEREKMASDYKRRASHAQTQFSVDTQTLVNKYEETLQSLEGCYQRELQELAEQQREEKSQWEFEREEIAQEAAEAHEQLKESLASEKAVSSALTQEKDLLEKNFKEEVNKLVCEREQLEKELRELRNAAQEQEEKLNEKIAQLQNDHKKELKEKDEHISTVEENGKRVREKLERLDSEYKREKEELNSKLLALESLNKGICERAETEKAEMSLEISALQGKIQKLQWETRSFSALQSHYRVLESEYAKAKSQIAAFPGAAPLGDDGDVLQNLQKVHEQAVKENVRMAAQILRLQHRLQAPEPLQPPSPGCSHSGSEPEEIDPSSEGLPSDCQDVAMGADFSVLPPLEADTTDLEEMSEMDLDLDLEEGCVTARAGDHPEVQGCWIQGNQAAPDADGNQDCDKNRELLFWVPLLPKKRDLEEVPRPKMLHNNVKQQNVHLLNHRIAPRNKGFVSDALKLQVELEKAEELSEASLLLDHTPGAANGDLKSVIAQLWKRVEELEDRSMAQAELLLLQEEIQVENEDLKAEMIQLIEKNKVLEDNLHRLRRLHCEQEESKVESVKFEEENTEFLQKVKEMEDVKELECVQGQGAQGNTDGPSDMRGGKLEEQPTAFMGQQDRNAQSDGAVTEAGKAGMRDLNPKVKEKALGHPEERKAVTQGLQSTCTELQQKVDLLRCEAEKLREENAVLKNEVTLLNEEGSASSLKLRELNGSREEMRQKIEAVRKEKVAVQKMVDNLKKQVADLKTRNQQLDSENTELSQRNSKNQADVQDLNQQLARVLKQKEREEGKCTLEEWEKERLLLKEELENSKAESSNMVSSLEMEVSKMKVQAHLLEQENHILKQELEKTKQLPRCSDLSDLQNEVSSLITKNEKLQKEKEALSEELNRCVDKVAQVSCLESAISSLKQEQKSWEQQSQALKAQLSVSQDKVQSLDETLQSTNLQMSRLKSDLQVTQQEKETLQQEVMALHKQLQNTSEKNRVLEVAVPPSGLQDQRGPIHWDELEQPPEQEQRLLRQENERLQREVQSTKTDLAHSREKIRQLESTILSLKHQKHQSQSGIVKAIEQEKLSLKRECEQLQKELSSANRKISQMNSLERELETSSENEGLRKKQVKLDDQLMEMLQSGGMRSQSPRSRELQQQGCAPVPREQILQLQQQLLQAERRSQHLQEELESRASGTNMQQGGHEQLLKMMEERMMDVEQKLRLVKRLLQDKVNQLKEQLSKNTKADAMVKDLYVENAQLLKALEVTEQRQKTAERKNYLLEEKIANLNRIVKNLASPSFSPVSEIRS